In Gimesia benthica, a single window of DNA contains:
- a CDS encoding carbonic anhydrase produces MQKLVDGIHKFQRNYFSQDQKLFETLVEGQHPLALFITCSDSRINPNYMTQTKPGELFIQRTAGNIVPAYGAVHGGEAATIEYAVSALKVKDIIVCGHSHCGAMSGLLNPELIEKMPAVKSYLEHAECTRRIVDENYGHLTDPEKRLILTVQENVLVQIENLKTHPSVAAAVGRGELKLHGWVYKFETGEVFNFNPDEGQFLPLEEDVLSEKALDKAMPPISPI; encoded by the coding sequence ATGCAAAAACTTGTCGATGGAATTCACAAGTTTCAAAGAAACTATTTCAGCCAGGACCAGAAGCTGTTTGAAACTCTGGTTGAGGGGCAGCATCCGCTCGCCTTGTTCATTACCTGTTCGGACTCCAGAATCAATCCGAATTACATGACTCAGACCAAACCTGGAGAACTGTTTATTCAGCGAACTGCCGGTAATATTGTACCAGCTTATGGAGCGGTTCACGGTGGTGAAGCAGCGACAATCGAGTATGCTGTCAGTGCACTCAAAGTGAAAGACATCATCGTATGTGGCCACTCCCATTGCGGGGCCATGTCAGGTCTGCTCAATCCCGAGCTCATTGAGAAGATGCCTGCTGTCAAAAGTTATCTGGAACACGCCGAGTGTACGCGTCGGATCGTGGATGAGAATTACGGGCATCTTACCGACCCCGAAAAACGTCTGATTCTGACCGTTCAGGAAAATGTACTCGTACAGATTGAAAACCTGAAAACCCACCCCTCGGTAGCTGCTGCGGTAGGCCGAGGAGAATTAAAGCTGCACGGCTGGGTTTATAAATTCGAAACTGGTGAGGTATTCAATTTTAATCCGGATGAGGGGCAGTTCCTGCCTTTGGAAGAAGACGTCTTATCCGAAAAGGCATTGGATAAAGCGATGCCACCTATCTCCCCCATCTAA
- a CDS encoding ABC transporter permease — MKKILGILILLIVVCGVTAISNENFVSAYNIQNVTRLTSLFGIISIGVAFVIISGGIDLSIGSVICLIGTMLPYLLAKGVPVPLAFLIVGALSICIGLAHGLLITKLKLQPFIVTLCGLLIYRGVARGITEDQTQGFGTAHAGLRYLATGKIDLPFIEGFKLPVPFLIMLGLALLAAFLLNKTIFGRYLKAIGNNEAAARYSGIKTDKVVITAYVICSFLAGIGGILFGLDINSVQPEGIGNFYELYAIAAAVLGGCSIRGGEGTILGVVIGAALMRVLRNSITMLGIPSQLEFAIIGAVILVGVVSDELVKRYAQKRRAIQQARQTSG; from the coding sequence ATGAAAAAAATACTGGGAATTTTAATCTTACTGATTGTTGTCTGCGGCGTAACTGCCATCTCAAACGAGAACTTTGTGTCTGCGTATAACATTCAGAATGTGACGCGACTCACATCCCTGTTTGGAATTATCAGTATTGGCGTCGCCTTTGTCATCATTTCCGGCGGCATTGATCTGTCGATCGGTTCGGTGATCTGCCTGATTGGAACCATGCTGCCATACCTGCTGGCCAAAGGGGTTCCCGTTCCGCTCGCCTTCCTGATCGTCGGCGCTCTCTCGATCTGTATCGGCCTCGCACATGGTTTACTGATTACCAAATTGAAACTGCAACCCTTTATCGTGACCTTGTGTGGCCTGTTGATTTATCGGGGTGTCGCCCGGGGGATTACCGAGGATCAAACCCAGGGCTTCGGTACGGCTCATGCGGGACTCCGCTATCTGGCAACGGGTAAAATCGATCTCCCCTTCATCGAAGGATTCAAGCTACCTGTGCCGTTCTTAATCATGCTCGGCCTGGCTCTGCTGGCTGCTTTCCTGTTGAATAAAACGATTTTTGGCCGCTATCTCAAAGCCATCGGAAACAATGAGGCAGCCGCCCGGTATTCCGGCATCAAAACCGATAAAGTTGTGATTACGGCCTATGTGATCTGCTCGTTTCTGGCGGGCATCGGGGGCATCCTGTTCGGCCTGGATATCAACTCGGTCCAGCCCGAGGGGATTGGTAATTTTTACGAACTGTACGCGATTGCAGCAGCGGTACTGGGGGGATGCAGTATTCGCGGCGGGGAAGGGACGATTCTGGGAGTGGTAATCGGTGCCGCTCTGATGCGGGTTCTGCGTAATTCAATCACCATGCTGGGGATTCCCTCCCAGCTGGAATTTGCTATCATTGGTGCAGTAATTCTGGTCGGCGTCGTCTCGGACGAACTTGTGAAACGTTATGCACAGAAACGCCGGGCGATCCAGCAGGCCAGACAAACATCGGGATAG
- a CDS encoding formylmethanofuran dehydrogenase subunit A, whose protein sequence is MSLFQIKNGTVYDPANGVNGEVRDLWIQDGKIIDRPLDADSFTGKTLDASGYTVMPGGIDMHCHIAGPKVNAGRKMTPEMKRQAAPIFRTEQTRSGTGGVVPSTFATGYLFASIGYTTAMDAAIPGLHARHAHEELQDTPILDKGFYLLFGNNHFVMKHLRNQDQNALDSYCAWLLESAKGYTIKIVNPGGVEDWKQISRKSMWELDAPVEGFGVTPRQIVRGLAGTADRLELPHSVHIHCNNLGIPGNWETTLNTMESLEGHRGHLAHVQFHSYDGDPNDPSSFSSATQKLVDYVQSHENITVDVGHINPGLTLSMTGDTPFSQFLHNINRNKWYTADCELESSCGVIPIEYRPQRSLIHAVQWAIALEWYLLMEDPWRVVMTSDHPNGGAFYHYPEIIYLLMDKSFRDEFLSQMPEAIRERSVLADLTREYSLYEIAIITRAAPARVLGMKDKGHLGTGAHADITIYSPQQNRQEMFERPRWVFKDGEMVVADGEIQAHHFGRTFFTAPEFDQEFLPQIKDWFNDNYSIRFGNYQIDEGELPLAEKIACTPE, encoded by the coding sequence GTGTCTCTCTTCCAGATAAAAAATGGAACGGTCTACGATCCAGCCAATGGAGTCAATGGTGAGGTCCGCGACCTCTGGATTCAGGATGGTAAGATCATCGACCGTCCCCTGGATGCAGACTCGTTCACCGGTAAAACCCTGGATGCCAGCGGCTACACTGTGATGCCGGGAGGGATCGATATGCACTGTCATATTGCCGGTCCCAAAGTGAACGCGGGGCGCAAAATGACGCCCGAGATGAAGCGGCAGGCTGCTCCCATCTTCCGCACAGAACAGACGCGTTCCGGCACAGGAGGCGTCGTGCCCAGTACCTTCGCCACCGGCTACCTGTTTGCCAGTATTGGCTATACCACGGCCATGGACGCCGCCATTCCAGGATTGCACGCCCGCCACGCCCATGAGGAACTGCAGGACACGCCGATTCTGGATAAAGGCTTCTACCTGCTGTTCGGCAACAATCATTTCGTAATGAAGCATCTGCGGAATCAGGATCAGAATGCGCTGGACTCCTATTGCGCCTGGCTGCTGGAATCGGCCAAGGGTTACACGATCAAAATCGTCAATCCTGGTGGCGTGGAAGACTGGAAACAGATCAGTCGCAAATCGATGTGGGAACTGGATGCACCCGTAGAAGGTTTCGGCGTGACTCCCCGCCAGATTGTACGCGGACTGGCAGGTACTGCCGACCGCCTGGAACTCCCTCACTCAGTGCATATTCACTGTAATAATCTGGGAATTCCCGGCAACTGGGAAACCACTCTGAACACAATGGAATCGCTCGAAGGGCATCGAGGCCATTTAGCACACGTCCAGTTTCACTCGTATGATGGCGATCCAAACGACCCGAGCAGTTTTTCCTCGGCTACCCAGAAACTGGTCGATTATGTCCAGTCACACGAAAACATCACGGTGGACGTGGGACACATCAATCCCGGGCTGACCCTCTCCATGACCGGGGACACGCCGTTCAGCCAGTTCCTGCACAACATCAATCGCAACAAGTGGTACACCGCTGATTGTGAACTCGAAAGCAGCTGTGGCGTAATCCCCATTGAATACCGACCGCAGCGGAGCCTGATTCATGCCGTCCAATGGGCGATCGCCCTGGAATGGTATCTGCTGATGGAAGACCCCTGGCGGGTTGTCATGACCAGTGATCACCCCAACGGCGGAGCCTTCTATCATTACCCCGAGATCATTTATCTGTTGATGGATAAAAGCTTCCGAGATGAATTCCTGTCACAGATGCCCGAAGCGATCCGCGAACGAAGTGTGCTGGCAGATCTGACACGTGAGTATTCGCTCTATGAAATCGCCATTATTACCCGGGCTGCCCCCGCTCGTGTGCTGGGCATGAAAGACAAAGGGCATCTGGGCACCGGCGCTCATGCTGACATCACAATTTACTCCCCGCAACAAAACCGACAGGAAATGTTTGAACGCCCCCGCTGGGTCTTTAAAGATGGAGAGATGGTTGTTGCCGATGGAGAAATTCAGGCGCACCATTTCGGACGCACCTTCTTCACCGCTCCTGAATTTGACCAGGAATTCCTGCCTCAGATCAAGGACTGGTTTAACGATAACTACTCAATCCGCTTTGGTAACTACCAGATCGATGAGGGTGAACTGCCGCTGGCTGAAAAAATAGCCTGCACACCCGAATAA
- a CDS encoding proton-conducting transporter transmembrane domain-containing protein, with translation MNSEIAFHFLGVCIVAGPALLLALLGTSSLINKPLGERLIAHATQTVVVMGLFASIAVLVLMLTLGKRYVPVEMGNWVVLPEQHFHFHLKFIFDRLSIPFCILSFILCGTVGAFASRYLHREPGYNRFFICYALFLLGMIVSSLAGTIETLFFGWELVGLSSALLVAFFHERLNPVRNGLRIWSIYRIADAAFLVAAIMLHHLTGAGDFAELMGTGSWPDGQASISEQHALFIGLLLLFAAAGKSALVPFSGWLPRAMEGPTPSSAVFYGSLSVHLGAYLLLRVSPILELSPLLSLTVILLGLVSAIYGTLVARVQTDIKSALAFASLTQVSIIVVEIGCGLRYIALIHIIGHACLRTLQLLRAPSLFHDYHSLENAIGAHLTQKPSLWVRIMPERYRVSLYRFELERGYLDMLCNRFIITPFVGLFRYCDSLESRWTNLISGEDQRESESVSPVSDSLEEN, from the coding sequence ATGAATTCTGAAATTGCATTCCATTTCCTCGGCGTATGTATTGTCGCAGGCCCTGCCCTGCTGCTGGCATTACTCGGTACGTCGTCCTTGATCAACAAGCCATTGGGTGAGCGACTGATCGCCCATGCGACCCAGACGGTCGTCGTCATGGGATTGTTTGCCTCGATCGCAGTCCTGGTTCTGATGCTTACCCTGGGCAAACGATATGTTCCTGTCGAAATGGGGAACTGGGTCGTGCTCCCCGAGCAACATTTTCACTTCCATTTGAAGTTTATTTTCGATCGATTATCAATTCCCTTTTGTATTCTTTCATTTATCCTTTGTGGTACCGTTGGCGCATTCGCCAGTCGCTATCTGCATCGGGAACCCGGCTATAATCGTTTTTTCATCTGCTATGCCTTGTTTCTGCTGGGAATGATAGTGTCTTCGCTGGCAGGAACGATTGAGACACTCTTTTTCGGCTGGGAATTAGTCGGACTCTCTTCAGCACTGCTGGTGGCATTTTTTCACGAACGCCTCAACCCCGTTCGAAACGGGCTGCGGATCTGGTCGATCTACAGAATTGCTGACGCCGCATTTTTGGTGGCGGCAATCATGTTACACCATTTAACTGGCGCAGGTGACTTCGCCGAACTGATGGGAACAGGTTCATGGCCCGATGGGCAGGCTTCGATTTCAGAGCAACACGCGTTGTTTATCGGACTACTGCTGTTATTCGCGGCAGCGGGAAAATCCGCCCTTGTACCATTTTCCGGATGGTTACCGCGCGCCATGGAAGGCCCCACCCCCTCGAGTGCTGTTTTTTACGGATCACTTTCCGTCCATCTGGGCGCCTATCTGCTGTTGCGTGTCAGTCCGATTCTCGAGCTATCCCCGCTACTCAGCCTGACAGTTATCCTGCTGGGGCTGGTCTCCGCGATTTATGGTACTCTCGTTGCCCGCGTGCAAACTGATATTAAAAGTGCACTCGCCTTTGCCTCACTGACTCAGGTGAGCATCATCGTCGTCGAAATCGGATGTGGCTTACGTTACATCGCGCTGATTCACATCATCGGGCACGCCTGTCTGAGAACATTACAGTTGCTGCGAGCGCCGTCATTATTTCACGATTACCATTCACTAGAAAATGCGATTGGGGCTCATCTGACACAAAAACCATCACTCTGGGTTCGAATTATGCCCGAACGGTATCGTGTATCACTGTATCGATTTGAACTGGAACGAGGCTATCTGGATATGCTTTGTAACCGATTCATCATCACCCCCTTTGTTGGGCTGTTTCGTTATTGTGACAGTTTAGAATCGCGCTGGACGAATCTGATTTCCGGAGAAGATCAAAGAGAATCTGAATCCGTCTCCCCAGTCTCTGATTCTCTGGAGGAAAATTAA
- a CDS encoding FmdB family zinc ribbon protein has protein sequence MITYEYFCESNNETVEVSHRMSESLKTWGEVCEKAGVPLNGTPAAAPVERLISGGLLFKGESSNKKSQLPMADPGCGRSNCCRHH, from the coding sequence ATGATCACCTACGAATATTTTTGTGAATCAAACAACGAAACAGTTGAAGTCAGCCATCGCATGAGCGAATCGCTCAAAACCTGGGGTGAAGTCTGCGAGAAAGCAGGAGTCCCCCTCAACGGCACTCCCGCGGCAGCTCCGGTCGAACGTCTGATCTCAGGCGGATTGCTTTTCAAAGGAGAAAGCAGTAATAAAAAATCTCAACTTCCCATGGCCGATCCCGGCTGTGGACGATCCAATTGCTGCCGCCACCATTAA
- a CDS encoding proton-conducting transporter transmembrane domain-containing protein: MLPELHLPWMEISVLITLLGSIWLKFTPDRDRAYKRCIRICTLTCLVTICGWIDFVSLNTFAASEPFSLFYRLFHKNLFVVDDLSAPLLPLAALLYLLTVLSTLKTKGHSFSFSNTLISEAILLSTLSSKEPWIIILLLSVATIPPLLEFRSNKRSSRVYVLHMGLFVLLLVAGGLLSSFKDQSGTLSLIAGALLTTAALLRSGIIPLHCWMTDLFDKITFGTALLFVTPMTGAYAILRLVFPIAPDWALQGIAIVSLITAVYAAGMALVQQEARRFFCYLFLSHSSLVLVGLEMATPLGLTGGLCVWISVGISLAGFALTLRSVEARTGRISLKTYHGLYEHTPTLAGLFLVTGLASIGFPGTLGFIGTELLIEGVIEIYPLVGTAVVIATALNSIAILQVYFRVFTGTHHSASISLRARIPEHVAILILVALVIGGGLYPQPGVISRNHAAIQLIQQRDEAFQENKVSVDYSISEDKHHLTTSP, from the coding sequence ATGTTGCCCGAACTCCATCTCCCCTGGATGGAAATATCCGTCCTGATCACTCTGCTGGGATCAATCTGGCTCAAATTCACTCCAGATCGGGATCGTGCTTACAAGCGCTGCATCCGCATCTGCACATTGACCTGTCTGGTCACGATCTGCGGATGGATCGACTTTGTAAGTCTCAACACGTTTGCTGCCTCTGAACCGTTCTCCCTGTTTTATCGACTGTTCCATAAAAACCTCTTTGTGGTCGATGACTTGAGTGCCCCTTTGCTGCCGCTGGCAGCGCTGCTTTACCTCCTGACGGTGCTTTCCACGCTGAAGACCAAGGGACATAGTTTTTCTTTCAGTAACACTTTAATCTCCGAAGCGATCTTGCTGTCGACACTCAGCAGTAAAGAACCGTGGATCATCATTCTCTTACTTTCCGTGGCAACAATCCCTCCCTTACTGGAATTCCGGTCCAATAAACGCTCAAGCCGTGTCTATGTTCTACACATGGGGCTGTTTGTCCTGCTTCTGGTCGCTGGAGGCTTACTTTCCAGCTTCAAGGATCAAAGCGGCACACTCTCACTGATCGCTGGCGCGCTGCTGACCACCGCTGCCTTATTGCGAAGCGGAATCATTCCACTTCACTGCTGGATGACAGATCTGTTTGATAAAATCACGTTCGGAACCGCCTTACTGTTCGTCACTCCCATGACGGGCGCTTATGCCATCTTACGGCTGGTCTTCCCCATTGCCCCAGACTGGGCATTGCAGGGCATCGCGATTGTTTCCCTGATTACAGCCGTCTATGCAGCCGGCATGGCGCTGGTGCAACAGGAAGCCCGCCGTTTTTTCTGCTATCTGTTCCTGAGCCATTCTTCCCTGGTGCTCGTTGGTTTAGAAATGGCGACTCCTCTGGGACTGACAGGTGGATTATGTGTCTGGATTTCTGTTGGAATTTCACTGGCCGGATTTGCCTTAACCTTGCGTTCTGTCGAAGCCAGAACCGGTCGGATTTCTCTGAAAACCTATCATGGACTTTACGAACATACTCCCACCCTGGCAGGGTTATTTCTGGTTACGGGCCTCGCGTCAATCGGCTTTCCCGGAACGCTGGGCTTTATCGGGACCGAACTTCTGATTGAAGGAGTAATTGAAATCTACCCACTGGTCGGGACTGCAGTTGTGATCGCAACCGCATTGAACAGCATTGCAATCCTGCAGGTCTACTTTCGGGTCTTTACGGGAACGCATCATTCGGCATCCATATCGCTCCGGGCACGGATCCCAGAACATGTCGCCATTCTGATCCTGGTCGCACTTGTCATCGGCGGCGGCCTGTACCCACAACCGGGTGTCATCTCCCGAAATCATGCAGCCATTCAATTAATTCAACAGCGAGATGAGGCCTTTCAAGAAAACAAAGTTTCCGTTGATTACAGTATCAGCGAAGATAAACATCATCTAACGACGTCTCCCTGA
- a CDS encoding DUF2309 domain-containing protein, producing the protein MNKPTENKPGDQPELSTDSEEHAELLQAIKHAAHYLPAQGPITVFVHHNTLHAFENLPFENGVSAGGKIFGCHPYLPEERYRKKLENQRIRVQDLQAVLHDELAERADQLIGTFGTRYALRLAMLEFPLHSGPVAELRWFIAETDALRRFRQEVSPATRAQTIAKTQNWIMRDFREGKHQTDQKSEMIMSSLCGQFNTKSMDSWNAQKWESFALHFLWEVCHNRVQSANIKPMSTTQKSVRHRDLLMSATGVDSDLIVNEVLIRFCAAFLDQGFGAWTLPERNTGFYHAFLNLYSGSKLSPSVALSGLNSEINRLLVSNLSPLESISESLSLLGVPDEERDDYVSQTLLALRGWSGIVWQMESNAEWAPHPAPKGTLIEFLAVRLILDRLAVTAVIQESLHFEGSLATVRNEILKNTHPCLKDHQYQLAFTLFQLSQVRGWNPEDLMYLSDEQWRLLIQEIEQFSSLERRRIFHLAYERKYRNDILNAVTAHTKRYRELQTQAETQQPMQPAYQVVCCIDEREESFRRHLEEIAPECETFGIAGFFGVAMYYRGAADAHFTPLCPVNIKPVHFVQEETLYSLERISRRRAVTRRRLGRATHQTHVGTRTFLGGLLTGLVGSLAAFPLVARTLFPRTTAQIRGMFQSIVAPPTTQLRLERISAEPGNQGDQLGYSIAEMAQIVEGGLRAMGLARSEQFSPLVIICGHGSSSMNNPHEAAHDCGACGGGRGGPNARAFAQMANDPRVRRILSEHNLVIPDETNFLGCYHNTCNDNVTWYDLDRLPVSHRKLFETADKHITAARAHNAHERCRQFESADLDLSVDEALRHVEGRAEDLSQVRPEYGHATNSICFVGRREWNRGLFLDRRAFLTSYNPLQDDEDSKILERLLQAVIPVCAGINLEYYFSYVDSTGYGCGTKLAHNITSLLGVMDGSASDLRPGLPWQMVEIHEPVRLLLVIETTKEAMSRIINDNPGIARLVNGNWVQLAILDVATSQIHEYRNGFFTLYRPESEQLPRTNSSIDWYRGKRDHLGFASIENPVISSSLKQVSVP; encoded by the coding sequence ATGAATAAACCCACTGAAAACAAACCAGGCGATCAGCCTGAGTTATCGACAGACTCCGAAGAGCATGCTGAGCTGCTCCAGGCTATAAAACATGCCGCACATTATCTGCCAGCTCAGGGTCCGATTACGGTCTTCGTACACCACAATACGCTGCATGCCTTTGAGAATCTTCCCTTTGAGAACGGTGTCTCCGCAGGTGGCAAGATTTTTGGCTGCCATCCATACCTGCCAGAAGAGCGCTATCGAAAAAAACTGGAAAACCAGCGGATTCGCGTCCAGGACCTGCAGGCCGTCTTACACGACGAACTTGCTGAAAGGGCAGATCAACTGATTGGTACGTTTGGAACAAGGTACGCCCTCCGCCTGGCCATGTTAGAGTTCCCCCTCCATTCAGGCCCCGTAGCGGAATTACGCTGGTTCATTGCAGAAACCGATGCTTTACGTCGCTTTCGACAGGAAGTTTCGCCCGCCACCCGCGCCCAGACAATTGCCAAAACACAAAACTGGATCATGCGGGACTTCCGCGAAGGCAAGCATCAGACTGATCAAAAGTCAGAAATGATCATGAGCAGCCTTTGTGGTCAGTTCAATACGAAATCCATGGATTCATGGAATGCGCAGAAGTGGGAATCATTTGCCTTACACTTCCTGTGGGAAGTCTGCCACAACCGCGTCCAGTCTGCGAACATCAAACCGATGAGCACCACGCAAAAATCGGTCAGACACCGAGATCTGTTAATGAGCGCAACCGGCGTCGATTCCGATCTGATCGTAAACGAAGTCTTAATTCGTTTCTGTGCAGCATTTCTCGATCAGGGATTTGGCGCATGGACGCTCCCCGAACGCAATACAGGATTTTATCATGCGTTCCTGAATTTATATTCCGGGTCAAAACTGAGTCCCTCTGTCGCACTCTCAGGACTCAACAGCGAAATCAATCGCCTGCTGGTGTCTAACCTCAGCCCCCTGGAATCAATCAGTGAATCCCTCTCACTGCTGGGAGTCCCTGACGAAGAACGGGATGATTATGTTTCCCAAACGCTGCTTGCCTTGCGGGGGTGGTCCGGTATTGTCTGGCAAATGGAATCCAATGCGGAATGGGCTCCCCACCCTGCCCCCAAAGGAACTCTGATCGAATTCCTGGCAGTCCGCCTGATCCTCGATCGGCTCGCTGTGACGGCTGTGATACAGGAATCACTTCATTTTGAGGGCTCCCTGGCAACGGTCCGCAATGAGATCCTGAAAAACACCCATCCCTGCCTGAAAGACCATCAATATCAACTGGCGTTTACTTTATTTCAGCTTTCTCAAGTGCGTGGCTGGAACCCGGAAGACCTGATGTATCTTTCAGATGAACAGTGGAGACTGCTCATTCAGGAAATTGAACAATTTTCGAGCCTGGAACGTCGACGCATATTCCACCTGGCCTATGAACGTAAATACCGAAACGACATACTCAACGCAGTTACAGCGCATACAAAACGCTACCGGGAATTACAGACGCAGGCTGAAACTCAGCAACCGATGCAGCCCGCATATCAGGTCGTCTGTTGCATTGATGAACGTGAAGAATCATTCCGCCGGCACCTGGAAGAAATCGCTCCCGAGTGCGAAACGTTTGGAATCGCCGGTTTCTTTGGTGTCGCGATGTACTATCGTGGTGCTGCGGACGCCCATTTCACACCGCTATGCCCGGTTAACATCAAACCGGTTCATTTTGTGCAGGAAGAGACGCTCTATTCGCTCGAACGCATCAGTCGTCGCCGCGCGGTCACACGTCGTCGCCTCGGTCGAGCCACCCATCAGACGCATGTAGGGACCCGGACTTTCCTCGGCGGTTTGTTAACCGGTCTGGTTGGTTCACTGGCGGCGTTTCCCCTGGTTGCCCGCACGCTCTTTCCACGTACAACAGCCCAGATCCGCGGGATGTTTCAGAGCATCGTTGCCCCTCCCACAACTCAACTAAGGCTGGAGCGAATCAGTGCCGAGCCAGGGAATCAAGGTGATCAACTGGGGTATTCGATTGCAGAAATGGCGCAAATCGTTGAAGGTGGATTACGGGCCATGGGGCTGGCACGATCAGAACAGTTTTCTCCCCTGGTCATTATTTGTGGCCACGGATCTTCTAGCATGAATAACCCGCACGAAGCCGCGCATGATTGTGGCGCATGCGGAGGAGGTCGCGGAGGCCCCAATGCACGCGCGTTCGCTCAAATGGCAAACGATCCCCGAGTGCGACGTATCCTGTCTGAACACAATCTGGTTATCCCCGACGAGACAAATTTTTTAGGCTGCTACCACAATACCTGTAACGACAACGTCACCTGGTATGACCTCGACCGTCTTCCAGTCTCCCACCGGAAACTGTTTGAAACGGCAGACAAGCACATCACCGCGGCCCGCGCTCATAATGCCCATGAACGTTGCCGCCAGTTTGAATCTGCCGATCTTGATCTCTCAGTTGATGAAGCACTGCGACATGTCGAAGGTCGTGCAGAGGACCTTTCACAGGTGCGTCCCGAGTATGGACACGCGACTAATTCGATCTGCTTTGTCGGGCGCAGAGAATGGAACCGTGGACTGTTTCTGGATCGTCGTGCATTTCTGACATCCTATAATCCCCTGCAGGATGATGAAGACAGCAAGATTCTGGAAAGGCTGCTGCAGGCGGTCATACCCGTTTGTGCCGGGATCAATCTGGAATACTATTTTTCATACGTCGATTCAACGGGTTATGGCTGTGGCACAAAGCTGGCACATAATATCACATCTCTGTTAGGTGTGATGGACGGTTCTGCCAGCGATCTTCGACCTGGACTTCCCTGGCAGATGGTCGAGATTCATGAACCCGTACGGTTACTCCTCGTCATCGAAACGACAAAAGAGGCCATGTCCCGGATTATCAATGACAATCCAGGAATTGCGAGACTGGTGAATGGTAACTGGGTACAGTTAGCCATCCTTGATGTGGCAACCTCCCAGATCCATGAATATCGAAATGGATTTTTCACACTATATCGTCCTGAGTCAGAGCAACTCCCGCGTACAAACTCTTCCATAGACTGGTACCGTGGCAAACGGGATCATCTTGGTTTTGCCTCCATTGAAAATCCTGTCATCTCCTCTTCGTTGAAACAGGTATCGGTTCCCTAA